One Candidatus Hinthialibacter antarcticus DNA window includes the following coding sequences:
- a CDS encoding DUF4038 domain-containing protein, producing MISTTRFTAILITALTVFSLAAANADVHQWGRFETNFSAEKTVSNPIQEIRLEVDFTAPDGSIQTRLGFWDGEKTWKVRFSPTQTGEWKYSTRCVKGSDKGLNNQSGKFTCTAYSGENPLYQHGELQLSKNRRYIQYADETPYFFLADTVWNGPLFSDIAGWVKFLTLRQQQNFNAIQFVTTQWRAAEGDANGNPAFSGVEKISINEKFYQRMDDYFDAINQHGMVAVPVLLWAINGKQNPGNFLPEDQRILLAEYQVARYGAHQTIWFLAGDGEYRKEKAGPWRRIGRAVFGDNHHRLATMHPAGSHWVADEFRNEKWFSFLGYQSGHGDSDGNYKWTFAGPASKEWKNQPPRPIINIEPNYEGILAYQSKKPHPALHVRRASYWSLLCAPPAGITYGAHGIWGWHFERGPAIGHNGNGDGDPWHIAMNLPGANHMAHLYDFFTSINWWELHPDQSLVANQQQAAKDFIVAARSKQGDLAVLYAPGGGAIRVNAASLKLPMQAKWFNPRSGSWTDEGPVKEKVQHFTAPNNEDWILYLQ from the coding sequence ATGATTTCAACCACACGATTCACAGCGATACTAATAACAGCGCTGACCGTATTTTCACTCGCGGCGGCAAATGCAGACGTTCACCAATGGGGACGCTTTGAAACCAACTTTTCAGCAGAAAAAACCGTCAGCAACCCCATTCAAGAGATTCGCCTCGAAGTGGATTTCACCGCGCCAGACGGCTCCATTCAAACCCGGCTCGGTTTTTGGGATGGAGAAAAAACCTGGAAGGTACGTTTTTCGCCAACACAAACCGGCGAATGGAAGTATTCGACGCGATGCGTAAAAGGCAGCGACAAAGGATTAAACAATCAAAGCGGCAAATTCACCTGCACCGCCTACTCCGGCGAAAACCCGCTCTACCAGCACGGCGAACTCCAGTTGTCTAAAAATCGCCGCTACATTCAATACGCCGATGAGACCCCCTATTTCTTTCTGGCGGACACGGTCTGGAACGGCCCGTTATTTTCGGACATCGCGGGTTGGGTCAAATTTTTAACATTACGCCAGCAGCAAAATTTCAACGCCATTCAATTCGTCACCACGCAATGGCGCGCCGCCGAAGGCGACGCCAACGGAAACCCGGCGTTTAGCGGCGTTGAAAAAATATCCATCAACGAAAAATTCTACCAGCGCATGGATGATTACTTTGACGCCATCAACCAACACGGCATGGTTGCCGTCCCGGTATTGTTGTGGGCAATCAACGGCAAGCAGAATCCCGGCAACTTTCTACCCGAAGACCAGCGCATTCTCTTAGCGGAATATCAGGTTGCGCGTTACGGCGCACACCAGACGATATGGTTTTTGGCGGGCGACGGCGAATACCGCAAAGAAAAAGCCGGACCCTGGCGCCGCATTGGCCGCGCCGTGTTCGGCGACAACCACCACCGCCTCGCCACCATGCACCCAGCCGGTTCGCATTGGGTCGCGGACGAGTTTCGCAACGAAAAGTGGTTTTCGTTTTTAGGCTACCAGAGTGGACACGGCGACAGCGATGGCAACTACAAATGGACGTTCGCAGGGCCAGCATCTAAAGAATGGAAGAACCAACCGCCGCGACCCATCATCAACATCGAACCGAATTACGAAGGCATCTTGGCGTATCAATCCAAAAAGCCCCACCCTGCGCTGCATGTTCGCCGCGCCTCGTATTGGAGCCTGCTTTGTGCGCCGCCCGCTGGCATTACGTATGGCGCTCACGGGATATGGGGTTGGCATTTTGAGCGCGGCCCCGCCATCGGGCACAACGGCAACGGCGACGGCGACCCGTGGCACATCGCCATGAACTTGCCCGGCGCCAATCACATGGCGCATCTGTATGATTTTTTCACATCAATCAATTGGTGGGAACTGCACCCCGATCAATCGCTGGTCGCCAATCAACAACAAGCCGCCAAAGATTTCATCGTTGCGGCGCGAAGCAAACAGGGCGACTTGGCGGTTCTCTATGCCCCCGGCGGCGGCGCAATTCGGGTAAACGCAGCCTCGCTCAAACTCCCCATGCAGGCAAAATGGTTTAATCCCCGCAGCGGAAGTTGGACCGACGAAGGGCCTGTCAAAGAAAAAGTCCAACATTTCACTGCACCCAACAACGAAGACTGGATTCTATATCTTCAATAA